Genomic segment of Mucilaginibacter sabulilitoris:
ACATGGGGCATAGCTTTGCCCGCAAACTATCAGGTTTTCAGGTTGATGTGATTGCTTATGATAAATACAAAACCGGCTTTAGCGACAGGTATGCCCGCGAAGTAAGTATGGAAGATATTGTAAAACACAGCGACGTACTGAGCCTGCATATACCGTTAACCACTGAAACAAACGGACTGGTTGACGATGAATACCTGTTTCATTTTAAGAAGCCCATATTTTTCATCAATACCTCGCGCGGTAAAACCGCCAGGGTAAGCGCTGTACTGAACGCCATAAAAGAGGGCAAAATTTTAGGCGCTGGTTTGGATGTGCTGGAGGTAGAAAAATTCCCGGCCCTGGCCGAACAAACCTGGTTTGATGAGCTGCGCCAGAGCGGTAAAGTATTACTGAGCCCACATGTAGCCGGATGGACGTTTGACTCCTACCGCAAAATAAGCGAGGTAATGGCTGAGAAGCTGGTTGCTGTTTGAGTTGTGAGTTGTGAGTTGTGAGTTGTGAGTTGTGAGTTGTGAGTTGTGAGTTGTGAGTTGTGAGTTGTGAGTTGTGAGTTGTGAGTTGTGAGTTGTGAGTTGTGAGTTGTGAGTTGTGAGTTGTGAGTTGTGAGTTGTGAGTTGTGAAAAAAATGGCATTCAATTTAGTCAAAATCCTGGTAATCCCGTTAATCTGGCTAATCCGGTTCAGATAAAGGAATCAACGAAATCAATACAATCAAAAAAAATCAACGGTCAAATAAATTTGGATAATAAAATTTAAATAACTTATCTTCGTTAAATACAAAAGCAAGACTATGTAGGCCGAGGTCCATATAGTCTTGTTTGTTTTTATAGTCATAGCGTCCTTCTTAAAACAAGGGGGGCGGTTTTTTTTGGATGACCAATAGGATAGAACATTAAATAAATTAAGTGTTATGGCAGAGGTATCATACTTTACCAAAGATGGTTTAGAAAAATTAAAAGAAGAATTACAAAGATTAAAAACAACCGGTCGTTCGGATATATCAAAACAAATTGCGGAGGCACGTGATAAAGGCGATTTATCTGAAAATGCCGAATACGATGCGGCCAAAGAAGCACAAGGTTTGCATGAAGCTAAAATAGCCCAAATGCAGGAAACGCTGGCTAATGCCCGCCTGCTTGATGAATCAAAACTTGATGTATCAAAAGTGCTGGCCCTGTCAATTGTTAAGATCAAAAACCTTAAAAATGGCGCCACCATGAGCTACCAGCTGGTAGCGGAGAGCGAAGCCGACCTTAAAACCGGAAAAATTTCGGTAGCATCGCCAATTGCCAAAGGATTACTGGGCAAAAAAGTAGGCGAAAAAACAGAAATAACAGTGCCTGCAGGTACTATTGAATTTGAAATACTTGAAATTAGCAGGTAATACAGTTATGAGCAGTGAGTTTTGAGTAATGAGTTGTCTGAATCTTGATTTGCATGATTAAAGGATTTTTTAGATTCATTATTCAAAACCTAAACTCAATTTAAACTGATAACTCACAACTCATCACTCAAAACACAAAAAAATGACCATTTTTTCTAAAATAGTAGCAGGCGAAATTCCCGCCCATGTAGTAGCTGAAAGTAATGAGTTCCTGGCTTTTCTGGATATCAGTCCGCTGGCTGAGGGCCACGTCCTGGTAATACCAAAAAAAGAGGTTGATTATATATTTGATCTTGATGATGAAACGTATACCGGGCTGCATATCTTCGCTAAAATTGTAGCTACAGCCCTGAAAAAAGCTATCCCATGTAAAAGAATTGGTGTAGCTGTAATTGGCCTGGAAGTACCTCACGTACATATACATCTGATACCCATGAACCGGGTTGATGATCTTAATTTTTCCCGCCCCAAACTGAGCTTTACTCCGGAAGAGCTTGTAGCTACAAAGGAGAAAATAAAAGCGGCGTTTAGGGAATAATCTCAGATGATTGTTTCTGAAGTCTTCGCCGGAGCGTATACGCTTAAATTTAATAGCTTGCCTGCTTATGATGAAGGATCCGTGGATAATCATGTTTATGATGCAGTTTATGGAAAGGATTCCGAATACAGGTTCACTGCGGTTTATGAGATCTCTGTTTTTTTAACTAACGATCTTTTAAAAAGGGTATTAATAAGAGCAAAGGGTGGAGGAACAGCCATTCATAAAACCTCTTTAGTGATTGAAGAAGATCTTATAGTTATTTGTTGCTCTGATACCGTTTTTTGCTTGTCTCTGCCTGAATTAACACTTCTCTGGAATACAAAAGCAGATCTGGCTACTTGTTTTGAAGTGTTTAAATATCAATCCGATTATATAGTTCACGGGGAATTGGAAATAAGCCGTTTAAGTAGAAATGGCGAGATCATTTGGCAGCAGAGCGGTGCTGATATTTTTGTATCGACGAAAAGTAATGAAGACAATTTTGCTATTACCGATAATTATATTTTAGCCACCGATTGGGATAATAGAAAATATAAGTTCGATTTTGACGGGAACATTATTGTATAAAATCTGAAAATCATTTATCCGCACATTTATTTTACAATGCGCTTTGCATTATCCTTCACAAAAGTGTCCCAGCCGGAGTATGATTTTTTGCTGCCGGTTTTACCCCCGGTAGTTATCCGTTGAAACGAGTGGCAAACGGCTACGGCCAGGCCGTCAGTAGCATCTAAAAAGTCGGGAGTTTCTTTAAAGCTCAGCAGGTTTTGCAGCATGGCGGCAACCTGCTCTTTGGTAGCATTACCGTTGCCGGTGATGGATTGTTTTATTTTGCGCGGCGCATATTCTGTAATATCCACATTACGGCTCAGGGCCGCGGCCATGGCTACACCCTGCGCACGGCCAAGCTTAAGCATTACCTGTATGTTCTTGCCATAAAAAGGCGCTTCAATTGCCAAACAATCGGGGTGGTAATTATCAATAAGGGCTACGGTTTTTTCAAATATGCGCTGCAGCTTCAGCATGTGGTCGTCGGCAACGTTCATTTTTACCACGCCCAGGGCAATGAGCTCAATTTTTGGTCCGGTTTCTTTAACCAGGCCATAACCCATAACGGCAGTACCGGGGTCGATGCCTAAAATAATACGTTCTTTAGTGTTTGCTTGCTGCACGTTTCAAAGGTAGTTATATAGGAGCTAAAAGCCCAGAGCGTAAAGCCGAAAGCTTTTGTGAATTTTTATTGGCAGGTGTTTATCGGCTTAAGCCAGATTGTAAAACATCCATATACTGCTCGCGGCTGATCATGCGGGCCCCCATCGATTCGAGGTGTTCGGTATGCACCTGGCAGTCTATCAGCTCAAATTGTTTGCTTTTGCAAAGGTGTATCAGCGCAGTTTTGGAGGCATTGCTTACCCGGCTGAACATACTTTCGCCGCAAAAAACGTGGCCAACCTGTACGCCATATATACCACCAACCAGTTCCTTATCCTGCCATATTTCAACAGAGTGGGCGTATCCTTCTGCATGCAACTGATTGTAAGCTGCCTTCATATCGGCGGTGATCCAGGTACCATCCTGACCCTCGCGGGGTACGGTTGAGCAGGCCATGATCACTTCATTAAAACAGGTATTGGCAGTTACATTGAATTTACCCGAGCGCAGTACCTGGCGCATGGATTTGGAAATTTTTAATTCCTGCGGATACAACACAAAACGTTCATGAGGCGAATACCATAGTATGGGTGTATCATCACTATACCAGGGGAAAATACCGTTTTGATAGGCCAGCAGTAAGCGCTGGGTCGAGAGGTCGCCGCCTACAGCCAGGAGCCCGTCTGGTTCGGCCAAACCGGGCTCCGGAAATAATAAACGTTTATCAAGCCTGAATATCATCAGGGGCAAATTTACGCTTTGCGGTGTATCACCAATTTTTTATTTTGAGCTTTGGCCACTGCATCCATGTACACCTGCATTTCGGTGTATTTGGCCGCGGGAATTACCTGGTTGGTTAAGTTAAATTTCGCGGTACTGATCACCTGGTTTTTAGCTGCATCATATTTATATTTTACCTCGTAAGTACCATAGCTGAATTTCAGGCTTTGGTCTGTTGGCAGCGCCTCAACTTCAAAACCGGCCGGCAGATCAATGGTGGTAACGCAGGTTTTTAGCATTGGTGAGTTAAAATAATAGTTTGATCTTCGCTTTTCCTCAGCCGGTAAAGTGCCAGACCAAAGCATAAATGCCTGCGGGCGATAGAATTGTTTATCGCCGGTAGCGATGTCACAAAACTTATCATATTGCATATCAATGGTTACATCTTTAAACCCATCCTTGTCGGCAGCAGGGGTGTACTCAAAAAGCGAGGGCTGTTTTATATGCAACTCCTTTATAAGATACTCTTTTTGCTCATCGGTTTTATAATTGGGCAGCCTGTCAACAAACATGCTGCGGTACTGGCCATTGCTTGAAACCTTAATTTGTGCTTTGGCGCCACCATCGGCATCAAGTATAAGATGAACATAGCTGTTAAATTGATTGTCTGCCGGTGAGCTTTTGGGAGTGTTAACCAGCTTGCCTCCCTCGTCGGTTATCAGCAGTGCATTGCGGTTTTCGGTAAAGGGGCCAAGTTTGCCAAATGCCGTGGTATTGCTTGTACATTCGAGCCAGGTAGTGTCATTTTTAAAAGGGATGCACAATATGGCATGATTAAAAGTATTGTTTGGAAAGGCAAAGTCGGCAGGTTCCTCATTATAACCCGCTTTGATAATGGCATAGTTTGAGGGTATATTAACCGCGCTGAGCAAGGCCCGCATATAGTTTGATAACGCCTTACAATCGCCATATTTTTTTTGATCAACAAAAGTTGCCGGAAAAGGCTTGTAGCCGCCTATGCCCAACTGAATGCTTACATAGCGCATGCTTTTTTGCATATAGTTGTACAAAAAGCGGGCTTTTTCTTTATCGGTTTTGATGGTGTCGGTCATCTTTTTTACTTCGGCTATACGCTCAGGAGTAAGGGTGCAAACATCATCATTTAATGATTTTATCCAGTTCCCAAAGGCCTGCCAGTTATTGAAGGTACCCGGATAGCCATAGCAGTTAAAGAGGTCGGTCGCGAAGGATATTTTTGATTGTATGTTCCATGACATTACATTTTCCTCTTTTTTTATTGCTTTCAGGTTTTTAACCGACCAGGTATAAGTGTCGAAGCCTTCTGAATTGCCTTTTTCAGGTTTAAGCTTTGTATTGGTGGCTTTA
This window contains:
- a CDS encoding NAD(P)-dependent oxidoreductase gives rise to the protein MKNNILIVDDVHPIFMEMATAKGYHCDYKPLIKADEALQIIGDYAGLVIRSKFRVDKQVIDAAASLRFVARAGAGMDNIDEAYAAEKGISRINAPEGNSDAVGEHAVGLLLSLMNNLNRGDAEIRAGEWKREANRGYELKGKTVGIIGYGHMGHSFARKLSGFQVDVIAYDKYKTGFSDRYAREVSMEDIVKHSDVLSLHIPLTTETNGLVDDEYLFHFKKPIFFINTSRGKTARVSAVLNAIKEGKILGAGLDVLEVEKFPALAEQTWFDELRQSGKVLLSPHVAGWTFDSYRKISEVMAEKLVAV
- the greA gene encoding transcription elongation factor GreA, with the protein product MAEVSYFTKDGLEKLKEELQRLKTTGRSDISKQIAEARDKGDLSENAEYDAAKEAQGLHEAKIAQMQETLANARLLDESKLDVSKVLALSIVKIKNLKNGATMSYQLVAESEADLKTGKISVASPIAKGLLGKKVGEKTEITVPAGTIEFEILEISR
- a CDS encoding HIT family protein, with translation MTIFSKIVAGEIPAHVVAESNEFLAFLDISPLAEGHVLVIPKKEVDYIFDLDDETYTGLHIFAKIVATALKKAIPCKRIGVAVIGLEVPHVHIHLIPMNRVDDLNFSRPKLSFTPEELVATKEKIKAAFRE
- the ruvC gene encoding crossover junction endodeoxyribonuclease RuvC, which translates into the protein MQQANTKERIILGIDPGTAVMGYGLVKETGPKIELIALGVVKMNVADDHMLKLQRIFEKTVALIDNYHPDCLAIEAPFYGKNIQVMLKLGRAQGVAMAAALSRNVDITEYAPRKIKQSITGNGNATKEQVAAMLQNLLSFKETPDFLDATDGLAVAVCHSFQRITTGGKTGSKKSYSGWDTFVKDNAKRIVK
- the aat gene encoding leucyl/phenylalanyl-tRNA--protein transferase, with translation MIFRLDKRLLFPEPGLAEPDGLLAVGGDLSTQRLLLAYQNGIFPWYSDDTPILWYSPHERFVLYPQELKISKSMRQVLRSGKFNVTANTCFNEVIMACSTVPREGQDGTWITADMKAAYNQLHAEGYAHSVEIWQDKELVGGIYGVQVGHVFCGESMFSRVSNASKTALIHLCKSKQFELIDCQVHTEHLESMGARMISREQYMDVLQSGLSR
- a CDS encoding DUF3857 domain-containing protein → MFTKNYNRLLLTVAALCTLYNQGYSQDKNLPKDLYIASAIPDSLKEDANVVVRYEARETTIKDAGKQITKEHSIVTILNDKGDDDAILALPYNRKYDSYTNIELNIYNASGTLIKKYRKSDMYDGSASNDETIVTDDRYLAIKHTIAAYPTTVEIIFEENESSFISLNSWYVQDKMEQAVQNEYCKISVNPAVGFRFKATNTKLKPEKGNSEGFDTYTWSVKNLKAIKKEENVMSWNIQSKISFATDLFNCYGYPGTFNNWQAFGNWIKSLNDDVCTLTPERIAEVKKMTDTIKTDKEKARFLYNYMQKSMRYVSIQLGIGGYKPFPATFVDQKKYGDCKALSNYMRALLSAVNIPSNYAIIKAGYNEEPADFAFPNNTFNHAILCIPFKNDTTWLECTSNTTAFGKLGPFTENRNALLITDEGGKLVNTPKSSPADNQFNSYVHLILDADGGAKAQIKVSSNGQYRSMFVDRLPNYKTDEQKEYLIKELHIKQPSLFEYTPAADKDGFKDVTIDMQYDKFCDIATGDKQFYRPQAFMLWSGTLPAEEKRRSNYYFNSPMLKTCVTTIDLPAGFEVEALPTDQSLKFSYGTYEVKYKYDAAKNQVISTAKFNLTNQVIPAAKYTEMQVYMDAVAKAQNKKLVIHRKA